AAGGCTGAAGAGACCGAAGAATCCAGGCATCCGACGCGTCAGATCAGCGATTGCCGGCTGGACGAGGCCAAGGTCCGCTTCTTCGGCGAAACCGTCGCCCTGGTGTATGGCAGCGAGAGCCGCACGCTCAAAGCGGCGGACGGGAAAGAGCATCCCGAGACCCTGATCTGGACCGACACCTGGCTGAAGCGCGGCGGCAAGTGGCAGATCGTCGCTGCCCAGGACATGAAGTCGGAATGCAAGTGAGCGGCGGAAATGATCACGTAGCGCGGCCGTCCTCGGCCGCGAACCCGCCTTCAGGCGGGCATTTGAAAATAGCTCACCACGAAGTAGTGGGTAGGCTGGAACGCTGTGGCCGTGTGAGCCCACCTTCAGGCGGGCGATTGACCGCTCAATTCCACTCCATACAACCGGCACAGCGCCCCGAATTCCT
Above is a genomic segment from Terriglobales bacterium containing:
- a CDS encoding nuclear transport factor 2 family protein gives rise to the protein MTRYLVIFALTLLAAIPALAQQGRWAAPDDKTAKYMIDMERRWAEDACDHNLISETILAEDFQGTAPDGKRYTKAEETEESRHPTRQISDCRLDEAKVRFFGETVALVYGSESRTLKAADGKEHPETLIWTDTWLKRGGKWQIVAAQDMKSECK